The stretch of DNA CGTCGAATGGCGTCCGCTGCTGCTCGAACGCTGCCGCGCGCTCGACCTGCGCGGCACGATCCTGCTCGCGCCGGAAGGCATCAACCTGTTCGTCGCCGGCACGATCGAAACCGTGCGCGCGTTCATCGACTACCTGCGCCACGACCCGCTGTTCGAAGGCCGGTTCGCGGACCTCCAGTTCAAGGAAAGCCTGTCGGAGAACCGGCCGTTCAACCGGATGCTCGTGCGCCTGAAGCGCGAGATCATCACGATGAAGAAACCCGCGATCCGCCCCGAGGAAGGCCGCGCGCCGTCGGTCGCGCCGCGCACGCTGAAGGCATGGCTCGACCGCGGCCACGACGACGAAGGCCGCCCGGTCGTGATGCTCGACACGCGCAACGCGTTCGAAGTGGACGTCGGCACGTTCGACCGCACGCTGGACTACCGCATCGATAAATTCAGCGAATTTCCGGCCGTGATCGAGGCGCACCGCGCGGACCTCGAAGGCAAGACGGTCGTGTCGTTCTGCACCGGCGGCATCCGCTGCGAGAAGGCCGCGATCCACATGAAGGAAGTCGGCATCGACCACGTGTATCAGCTCGAAGGCGGCATCCTGAAGTATTTCGA from Paraburkholderia caballeronis encodes:
- a CDS encoding sulfurtransferase encodes the protein MQILNLSAYRFVTLDKTVEWRPLLLERCRALDLRGTILLAPEGINLFVAGTIETVRAFIDYLRHDPLFEGRFADLQFKESLSENRPFNRMLVRLKREIITMKKPAIRPEEGRAPSVAPRTLKAWLDRGHDDEGRPVVMLDTRNAFEVDVGTFDRTLDYRIDKFSEFPAVIEAHRADLEGKTVVSFCTGGIRCEKAAIHMKEVGIDHVYQLEGGILKYFEEVGGAHYHGDCFVFDQRTALNPQLEPTATVQCFACRAVVTPHEQQSPLYVAGQSCPACHPQRAERAATEAGNAADAHAA